A genomic region of Dreissena polymorpha isolate Duluth1 chromosome 4, UMN_Dpol_1.0, whole genome shotgun sequence contains the following coding sequences:
- the LOC127879637 gene encoding uncharacterized protein LOC127879637 isoform X2, whose protein sequence is MKVVVVLAYLQGFATAFPTTEQLEVYCSTSAQCAADECCVSFYQPDGRRRTVVEHLEPRHMRFVDGSCHKNGTSGSKCFVHELSTGTSGLFYDCPCTSGYTCQGSGMVEVPLGETGTCQVAAVTVTSTLHQPCASGADCSDNECCVNDDRPIGKRSLNMGYAHCQSMGLDEFGCLVRYGSGKPNGTVFRCPCSSGLTCHGNHVFDMPLGETGTCGA, encoded by the exons ATGAAGGTCGTTGTTGTCTTGGCTTATCTTCAGGGGTTCGCCACA GCATTCCCCACTACCGAGCAGCTCGAGGTGTATTGCTCCACCAGCGCGCAATGCGCGGCTGATGAGTGCTGCGTAAGTTTCTACCAGCCGGATGGTCGCCGCCGTACCGTCGTCGAACATTTGGAACCACGACACATGCGCTTTGTTGACGGCAGTTGTCACAAAAACGGCACCAGTGGCTCTA AGTGCTTTGTGCACGAGCTCTCGACAGGCACGTCTGGTTTGTTCTACGATTGCCCGTGTACTAGCGGCTACACATGCCAGGGGTCGGGAATGGTGGAAGTTCCACTAGGGGAAACTG GGACCTGCCAGGTTGCGGCAGTCACGGTGACGTCGACGCTTCACCAACCATGCGCTTCCGGTGCGGACTGCAGCGACAACGAGTGTTGCGTCAATGATGATCGACCCATCGGGAAGCGTTCTCTGAATATGGGATACGCCCACTGTCAGTCTATGGGATTGGACGAGTTTG GCTGTTTGGTGCGCTACGGATCCGGCAAACCTAACGGCACTGTGTTCCGGTGCCCGTGTTCCTCTGGCCTCACGTGTCATGGCAACCACGTGTTTGACATGCCGCTGGGCGAGACCGGCAC ATGCGGCGCTTGA
- the LOC127879637 gene encoding uncharacterized protein LOC127879637 isoform X1, with protein MKVVVVLAYLQGFATPHANHCVLTQSIGIHANTASNTATFTLHNSLIQAFPTTEQLEVYCSTSAQCAADECCVSFYQPDGRRRTVVEHLEPRHMRFVDGSCHKNGTSGSKCFVHELSTGTSGLFYDCPCTSGYTCQGSGMVEVPLGETGTCQVAAVTVTSTLHQPCASGADCSDNECCVNDDRPIGKRSLNMGYAHCQSMGLDEFGCLVRYGSGKPNGTVFRCPCSSGLTCHGNHVFDMPLGETGTCGA; from the exons ATGAAGGTCGTTGTTGTCTTGGCTTATCTTCAGGGGTTCGCCACA ccacacgctaaccactgTGTCCTCACCCAGTCAATTGGAATACACGCAAACACGGCCAGCAATACCGCGACTTTTACACTACACAATTCCCTGATCCAGGCATTCCCCACTACCGAGCAGCTCGAGGTGTATTGCTCCACCAGCGCGCAATGCGCGGCTGATGAGTGCTGCGTAAGTTTCTACCAGCCGGATGGTCGCCGCCGTACCGTCGTCGAACATTTGGAACCACGACACATGCGCTTTGTTGACGGCAGTTGTCACAAAAACGGCACCAGTGGCTCTA AGTGCTTTGTGCACGAGCTCTCGACAGGCACGTCTGGTTTGTTCTACGATTGCCCGTGTACTAGCGGCTACACATGCCAGGGGTCGGGAATGGTGGAAGTTCCACTAGGGGAAACTG GGACCTGCCAGGTTGCGGCAGTCACGGTGACGTCGACGCTTCACCAACCATGCGCTTCCGGTGCGGACTGCAGCGACAACGAGTGTTGCGTCAATGATGATCGACCCATCGGGAAGCGTTCTCTGAATATGGGATACGCCCACTGTCAGTCTATGGGATTGGACGAGTTTG GCTGTTTGGTGCGCTACGGATCCGGCAAACCTAACGGCACTGTGTTCCGGTGCCCGTGTTCCTCTGGCCTCACGTGTCATGGCAACCACGTGTTTGACATGCCGCTGGGCGAGACCGGCAC ATGCGGCGCTTGA